The DNA segment CATGTCGCGCCCCCTCTGACCGAGCGTGGGGCCCTTGTCGACCAGCGCTTTCGCCACCGCCTCACGCAGGGAGACTTCCTTGGCGTCGCCGAAGCGGCTGAGAACGCCCGCGTAGCAGTCGAGGGCCTCCTGGCCGCGGCCCATTATACCGAGCGTGCGGCCCTTGTTGACCACCGCTTTTGCCACCTGCTCACGCAGTGGGACTTCCTTGGCGTCGCCGAAGCGGCTGAGAACGTCCGCGTAGCAGTCGAGGGCCTCCTGGTCGCGTCCCATCTTACCGAGCGTGGCGCCCTTGTTGACCAGCGCTTTCGCCACCTGCTCACGAAGGGAGACTTCCTTGGCGTCGCCGAAGCGGCTGAGGACGTCCGCGTAGCAGTCGAGGGCCTCCTGGTCGCGCCCCATCTGACCGAGCGTGGAGCCCTTGTCGACCAGCGCTTTCGCCACCGCCTCACGCAGAGGGACCTCCGCGGCGCCGCGGCAGCGGCAGATGTGGATAGGGTAGAGGTCGAGGGCCTCCTGGTCGCGCCCCATCTTACCGAGCGTGATGCCCTTGTTGACCAACGCCATTGCCACCGCCTCACGCAGGGRGACTTCCTTGGCGTCGCCGAAGCGGATGCGACCGTCCCCGTAGCAGACGCAGTCCATATGGTCGCCCCCCACATATGCGTATGAGAGGCCGTTGTCAACGAGCGCATTCGCCACCTGCTCACGAAGGGAGACTTCCTTGGCGTCGCCGAAGCGGCTGAGGACGTCCGCGTAGCAGTCGAGGGCCTCCTGGTCGCGCCCCATCTGACCGAGCGTGGAGCCCTTGTCGACCAGCGCTTTCGCCACCGCCTCACGCAGAGGGACTTCCTTGGCGTCGCCGAAGCGGCTGAGAACGTCCGCGTAGCAGTCGAGGGCCTCCTGGTCGCGCCCCATCTTACCGAGCGTGATGCCCTTGTTGACCAACGCCATTGCCACCGCCTCACGCAGGGAGACTTCCTTGGCGTCGCCGAAGCGGCTGAGAACGCCCGCGTAGCAGTCGAGGGCCTCTTGGCCGCGTCCCATTTGAACGAGCGTGGTGCCCTTGTTGACCAGCGCTTTTGCCACCTGCTCACGCAGTGGGACTTCCTTGGCGTCGCCGAAGCGGCTGAGAACGTCCGCGTAGCAGTCGATTTCCTCCTGGCCGCGTCCCATCTTACTGAGTCTGTTGCCCTTGTTGACCAACGCCATTGCCACCGCCTCACGCAGTGGGACTTCCTTGGCGTCGCCGAAGCGGCTGAGAACGTCCGCGTAGCAGTCGAGGGCCTCCTGGTCGCGTCCCATCTTACCGAGCGTGGCGCCCTTGTTGACCAGCGCTTTCGCCACCTGCTCACGAAGGGAGACTTCCTTGGCGTCGCCGAAGCGGCTGAGGACGTCCGCGTAGCAGTCGAGGGCCTCCTGGTCGCGCCCCATCTTACCGAGCGTGGAGCCCTTGTTGACCAGCGCTTTCGCCACCGCCTCACGCAGAGGGACTTCCTTGGCGTCGCCGAAGCGGCTGAGAACGTCCGCGTAGCAGTCGAGGGCCTCCTGGTCGCGCCCCATCTTACCGAGCGTGGCGCCCTTGTTGACCAACGCCCTCGCCACCGACGCACGTAGGGAAACTTCCTTGGCGTCGCCGAAGCGGCTGAGGACGTCCGCGTAGCAGTCGAGGGCCTCCTGGTAGCGTCCCATCTGACCGAGCGTGATGCCCTTGTTGACCAACGCCATCGCCACCACCTCACGATGGGAGGCTTCCTTGGCGTCGCCGAAGTGGCTGAGGACGTCTGCGTAGCAGTCGAGGGCCTCCTGGCTGTGACCTCTATTCTGAAGCAGCACCGCCCGGTTAAATAGCGAACGCGCCGCTTCAAGTCTGGTCGCGGAGTCGGTTTTCGCAGCCTTTTGAAAGAAGCTTGCCGCAAGGTCCAACTCCCCGTTCGCATAGGCAGCAAATGCGCGAGACTCCCAGTCCTTGAAGGTGTAGTCGCTTTCGGGCTTCTGTATGAGTCGCCTCTCTTCAGCCTCCATGGCATTCTTCTGGACTACAGTTGGCACAGCAAGCGTGGAGGAGGCCAACTTCGCTTGCATTTGCACTTTTGCAGATTCAGCAGCCTGCGTGACGGTTTCCTCCTGCGTCTGGAAGTGCTGATTTGCTTGCGCCGCCCTCGCATCAACCGCTGCAACCTTGGCCTCAACAGCAGCAATTTGCGTCTGAATGTGCTGGCTAGCTTCGGTCGCCCTCGACTCGACAGTAGCGACCTTGGCTTCAACATCAGCAACTGCACGCTTCACTTCGCTAATCAGCTCTGACTCATGATGCTTGATCCATTCTTGCGCTGCATCTCTTGCTTTCGCGCCAGCGCTGAACCAAGCGGCCGTACCTGCTACTGCCACCAGAAGCGTTATAAGGACTCCGAATACAGACAATATTGTTGAGAACCGGTTCGTCGCGGCATTGATGTCTTCTATTCGTTGCCCCTGTGCCTCAACTTTCGACTGTAGGATTTGCAGATCTTTTTGCAGACTCTCCTTTTGCGCTTGCAAACTCGCCTGTTGCGCTTCCAATCGCAGAGGGGTTGTTTCCTTGATGACGGCGAGTTCGCGCAAGATCTCGGCTTGGGTGTCCGCGTCCTTGGAAGAGGAGGTAGGCTCACCCATCGCCACTTGTGCAGAGGCGAAGCAGATGCATGCCACCAGTATGAGCCGGGCCAGCCTTGAGACGGGCATGAGGATCTTCGCTGCGGCTGTTGCTAGGTATGCTGTTCGCGTCACCGGGACCGCCCAAGATGCTGTTGAATGTCGAGGCCCCTCGCGGAGCAGGTCTTCAGGGATGGCTCCGTGAAGGTACGCGGGGGAATGGCGGGGGGCAAGGCACGACTGCTAACCCTCAGGGCACGCTCGACAGGGACAGGCAGGCTCGGCGTGTCTGTGCCACCCGGGGAGGGCGGCGCTCTGGCGGCTCTCTACATGATGACGCCCGCGAGCCCCTCCAGCGCCGCCCGGAGTTCCTCAGCAGTCGTGTCGAGCTGCTCCGCTATCGCGGGCGCATGGTACGCCAGCGCCACCATGATCTCCTCCTGCTCCACGAGGTCCTCGATCACGACCCGTCCGAACCTCCCGGGCCACTCCACGCACCTCAGCTCCGCGGCACGTCGGCGCGGCTCCAGGAGGGTGAAGCAAGGCCAGCGCGGCAGTCGCACCGTCCGCATGTCGCAGCCGTAGAACCGGCAGGCGTCGAGCCGCGCCCCGGAGAAGTCGCAGTCCTCCAGGCCCCCGAGTCGCCACTTGTCGAAGTGCTCCTCACGGAAACCAAAGTCGTTGCCAGTAAACCGGCCCGTGAAGCGGCACCCCTTCAACCCCATCGTCGTCCAACGCAAGTTCTTCAACTCGCCCTTCGCCTGGATGGTGCAGTCGATCAACTGCCCAGATACCAGGTTGAGCCACCGCGAGGCGACGCCGAGGACCAGGGTGCAGCGGCGCAACGTGACGTTCGGGCCGAGCCAGTAGATGCCACCCTTGGACAGTTCCAGCCGCTCGCCTTCAATCTCTCGGTTCTCGTAGTGGATGTTGGGAGTCACTCGAACCTCAGAAGAAGATCATGCGGAAGAAGGTGCTCGCCATCCGGCGCCCGTGCAGCGTGAAGTTGGACTCCGTACCAGACAGGATCTCGTAGTGGTAGCTCTGCCCCGCCGGGCCCGTGATGTCCACGCCCTTATTGTTCCAGGACAGATGCGGGAACAGGCCGTTCAACTGTCGCTCGACCCACCGTCCGCGCGCCTGACGCTCCAGGAGGTTCGCTCGGTGTTCCAAGCCCCTGCTGCGCATGTCGTTGATGGCAGTGCGCTCGGCCTGTGAGAGTTCTCTCGGAGACCACTTCGCCGCCACCTCCTTCGCGGCCGCTTGGAGTTCATCGCCCAACCTGTCCTCCGCCGGGATGTCCTGGTAGCTCTTGCCCCGTGGGAGGTGCCACCTCTCCCCGTTGCCAAGAACCACCTGCTTGTTGCCGCCGCGATGCTGAATCACCACGGAGCCTGAGTGCCCTCCAGCAGTTCCAGCACCTCTGCTCCGGGCGAGGACATTGACCGCCGCAGGTGCCTGTGGAGACGTGAGGACCACGAGCGCGCGGCCCTCCACCACCACCTCCACCGCAACAGCCTCCTCCAGGGCCACCACCACCGAGCCCTCGAGGCCCTGAGCCGCCCACTGCGCCTGCATCTGGTTGAACCTCGGCAGCGAGCGCAGGTGCGTGGCCATCTCGCCGAGCGTTCGCCCGCTGAGCGTGGCCACCGCGAGAATCATGGCGCGGGCCACGTCCGTCCCAATGACGCGGCCGAACTCCTCCCCTGCCTCGCGGAGTTCCTCGAATGTGGTGGCATCGTGGGCCCGGTGCGCCATGCGGACCCACCCGTCCATGAGACCCCACATGGCATCCACACCCAGCCAGGCCAGCAGCACGACAGACACCGCGGCCGCCACCGCTTTAGTGCTCGGCTCGGGTAGCAGCCACAGCGCGAGATAGAGCCCTGTAGCCCACACGAGTGAGGAGAGAATCGCCTGCGGGCTCAGTTCCCGCCCCAGCGCCGCTCGCGTCTCGTCCAGCACCGGGCCGAAGGCCAGGGCCAACCCCAGGGTGCGTCTGTCGTCAGTTCGCAGGTACGGCCCGTCCGTGAAGAGGCCCAGGCAATCACCTCCGCCGCGACGCTCGCACCACCGGAGGTACTTCTCCTTCAACACGGCCTCGGCCTCGGGAACGAGCGGCCCGCTGTCGTTGAGTGGCACCAGAGTGAGCACCCTGTCGCGGTACACTTCCGCGAGCAACTCCTCCTCCGGCATGGTCTGGAGAAGCTCCTGGGCGGATTCCTGCGGCGTCCCCTTCACCTGGTAGCGGTGAGCAAGCCGCGCAACCGCGCTCTGGTACTGCTCCTTCGTGAGCACCACCACTCGGGTGTTGCCGCGCGCCTCAAGGGAGTCCTCATAGACGACAACCACCGGTTGCAATTCCCTCGGCACCGATTGGGCCTCGCTCGCCCATGACGACGGCGGACGTGAATGGTCTCCCGCTGCCCACTGTCCGCCCTTCGGTGCGTACGTGGCGCACGCCGCATGAAAGAAAAGAACGATGAGCGAGAGAGCACCTGTTGGCACCCACCTTGGCGGACCCCACGAATTCCGCTGAACCGCCCATTGCGTACCGACCCCCTCCCCCACCCCAGGACTCCGGTACTTCTTCGCCATGACGCAGGCCTTTCTCCCAGGAGCAACACCCCTGAAGGATAGCCCTATCGAGCACGTGGCCCGTCAGTTCACGCCAGGTGGCGGAAGACCACGAACCTCCGGGCGAACCGTCTCTTCCCGGAAAGCGCCCTGCCCGGTACCACGACGAGCATGCGCCCGAGAAGCCCCCACGAGTGGGAGCACTTCCACTCGCAGACCCTCGGAGGCAGCGGCATACGCTCAGGAGTGCTGGCACCATGCTTTCCCGAGGAGCGAAGCTGGCCCACGAGGACACGTCTCCATGTTGGACATCCCAGGTTACAGAGTCCTTGGTACCCTCCGGGCCACGGGCTCGAACGTGCTGTTCCACGCGGTGCGCGAGGCCGATGGCGTCCCCGTCATCCTCAAGACGCCGATGACCCCCTCCCCCGGCGCCAGCGAGAACGAGCGCTACCGCCGGGAGTTCGCCATCCTGCAGCGGCTGCGGGACGTGCGCGGGGTGGCCAGGCCCTACGCCCATGAGCGCGCTCACGAGCGGCCCGTGCTCTTGCTGGAGCGGATACAGGGCGAGCCGCTGTCCGAATCCACGGGCCAGCCGATGGAGCTCTCCCGGTTCTTGAGTCTGGCCCTCTCGCTGGTCTCCACCCTGGCCGAGGTCCACGCCCGCGACATCATCCACAAGGACATCAAGCCCTCCAACATCCTCCTGGAGCCGTCCGGCGAGGCGCGGCTCATCGACTTCGGCGTGGCCACGCTCCAGCAGGTGGAACACCTGGAGGCGGCGCCCCCGCACCTCATCGAGGGCACGCTGGCGTACATGTCTCCCGAGCAGACCGGGCGGATGAACCGCGCGGTGGACTACCGCACCGACTTCTACTCGCTGGGCGTCACCTTCTACGAGCTGCTCACGGGACGCAGGCCCTTTCAGGCCAAGGACGCGCTCGAGTGGTTCCACGCGCACCTGGCGCAGAAGCCGAAGCCGCCCCACGAGCTCAATCCCCAGGTGCCGCCGGCCCTGTCCGCGCTCGTCCTCAAGCTGCTGGCCAAGGTGGCCGAGGAG comes from the Cystobacter ferrugineus genome and includes:
- a CDS encoding tetratricopeptide repeat protein; translated protein: MPVSRLARLILVACICFASAQVAMGEPTSSSKDADTQAEILRELAVIKETTPLRLEAQQASLQAQKESLQKDLQILQSKVEAQGQRIEDINAATNRFSTILSVFGVLITLLVAVAGTAAWFSAGAKARDAAQEWIKHHESELISEVKRAVADVEAKVATVESRATEASQHIQTQIAAVEAKVAAVDARAAQANQHFQTQEETVTQAAESAKVQMQAKLASSTLAVPTVVQKNAMEAEERRLIQKPESDYTFKDWESRAFAAYANGELDLAASFFQKAAKTDSATRLEAARSLFNRAVLLQNRGHSQEALDCYADVLSHFGDAKEASHREVVAMALVNKGITLGQMGRYQEALDCYADVLSRFGDAKEVSLRASVARALVNKGATLGKMGRDQEALDCYADVLSRFGDAKEVPLREAVAKALVNKGSTLGKMGRDQEALDCYADVLSRFGDAKEVSLREQVAKALVNKGATLGKMGRDQEALDCYADVLSRFGDAKEVPLREAVAMALVNKGNRLSKMGRGQEEIDCYADVLSRFGDAKEVPLREQVAKALVNKGTTLVQMGRGQEALDCYAGVLSRFGDAKEVSLREAVAMALVNKGITLGKMGRDQEALDCYADVLSRFGDAKEVPLREAVAKALVDKGSTLGQMGRDQEALDCYADVLSRFGDAKEVSLREQVANALVDNGLSYAYVGGDHMDCVCYGDGRIRFGDAKEVXLREAVAMALVNKGITLGKMGRDQEALDLYPIHICRCRGAAEVPLREAVAKALVDKGSTLGQMGRDQEALDCYADVLSRFGDAKEVSLREQVAKALVNKGATLGKMGRDQEALDCYADVLSRFGDAKEVPLREQVAKAVVNKGRTLGIMGRGQEALDCYAGVLSRFGDAKEVSLREAVAKALVDKGPTLGQRGRDMETIDCYAGVLSRFGDAKEVSLREQVAKALVNKGATLGKMGRD
- a CDS encoding pentapeptide repeat-containing protein codes for the protein MTPNIHYENREIEGERLELSKGGIYWLGPNVTLRRCTLVLGVASRWLNLVSGQLIDCTIQAKGELKNLRWTTMGLKGCRFTGRFTGNDFGFREEHFDKWRLGGLEDCDFSGARLDACRFYGCDMRTVRLPRWPCFTLLEPRRRAAELRCVEWPGRFGRVVIEDLVEQEEIMVALAYHAPAIAEQLDTTAEELRAALEGLAGVIM